A stretch of the Lineus longissimus chromosome 10, tnLinLong1.2, whole genome shotgun sequence genome encodes the following:
- the LOC135494320 gene encoding uncharacterized protein LOC135494320 — protein sequence MNQPNTRRGCLSDVSSLYDPLGMVGPVTLHAKRILQMTSKLNVGWDEQLPDVLLSSWLKWKVSLSGRGELRIPRSYFPEETPVSIELHHFGDASEEGYGTVSYLRKVKDDGTAHCSFVMAKGRTAPSVFVSVPRLELQAAVVASRVDRHIRRELDLEVDRVAFWTDSRIILQYIRNESMRFKTYVANRVTEIRDSSRPDQWRHVPGKDNPADDISRGQSVEVFMKNKRWFKGPDFLQEREENWPVTDVGPLPAADPEIKQEKVVGLILAPPACSTLDQMLKRCSSWVILQRRVAILMKFCDYIRAKSSGKTLVGEQFRKITVNDLEKARLAVVKYVQKEAYGQEIADLQKTGRIKASSQLKSLNPVIIDGVLRVGGRLSRAPLSHDAKFPMIILRGSHLASILICHFHAKVAHAGQEQVLAALRETFWIQKGQIAVRKIIRSCIGCQRHQAKRMHQLMADLPRMRLQAFEPPAKKE from the coding sequence ATGAATCAACCAAACACAAGGCGAGGATGTCTCAGTGACGTGAGTTCCTTGTATGACCCTCTGGGAATGGTTGGACCGGTCACACTACATGCCAAGCGAATTCTTCAGATGACAAGCAAACTTAACGTTGGATGGGATGAGCAGCTGCCGGACGTGTTGCTAAGTTCATGGCTGAAGTGGAAAGTCAGTCTAAGTGGGCGAGGAGAACTTCGCATCCCGAGGTCGTACTTTCCAGAAGAGACTCCAGTTAGCATAGAGCTACACCACTTCGGAGACGCGTCTGAAGAAGGATATGGAACAGTCAGTTATCTTCGCAAGGTGAAGGATGATGGAACAGCCCACTGCTCGTTCGTTATGGCTAAAGGAAGGACAGCGCCATCAGTCTTTGTGTCAGTTCCGAGACTGGAACTTCAAGCTGCCGTAGTTGCGTCAAGGGTGGATAGACATATCCGGAGGGAGCTTGATCTAGAAGTGGACAGAGTCGCATTTTGGACAGACTCCAGAATAATACTGCAATACATAAGGAATGAATCCATGAGGTTCAAAACCTATGTTGCCAACAGGGTAACAGAGATTAGGGATTCTAGCAGGCCGGATCAGTGGAGGCACGTCCCGGGGAAGGATAATCCCGCTGACGATATCTCAAGAGGTCAGTCAGTGGAAGTGTTCATGAAGAACAAGCGGTGGTTCAAAGGACCGGATTTTCTACAAGAGCGAGAAGAGAATTGGCCAGTAACAGACGTTGGCCCGCTACCAGCTGCAGatccagagataaagcaagagAAGGTCGTTGGATTGATACTAGCGCCTCCTGCCTGCTCTACTCTGGACCAGATGCTAAAAAGGTGTTCGTCTTGGGTGATCCTTCAGCGTCGAGTAGCGATACTAATGAAGTTTTGCGACTACATCCGAGCGAAGAGCAGCGGGAAAACCCTGGTGGGGGAGCAGTTTCGGAAGATCACAGTGAATGATTTGGAGAAAGCTAGGCTAGCGGTCGTGAAGTATGTCCAGAAGGAGGCCTATGGCCAAGAAATTGCCGACCTGCAGAAAACGGGAAGAATCAAGGCTTCGAGTCAGCTCAAGAGTCTGAATCCGGTCATCATTGATGGTGTGTTGAGAGTGGGCGGGAGACTGTCACGGGCGCCACTCTCTCATGACGCAAAGTTCCCAATGATAATCCTGAGAGGTAGCCATCTAGCCTCTATACTGATCTGCCATTTTCATGCCAAGGTTGCGCATGCAGGCCAGGAGCAAGTCTTAGCTGCTTTAAGGGAGACGTTCTGGATCCAAAAGGGTCAGATTGCGGTTCGTAAGATCATCCGCTCGTGCATTGGATGTCAGAGGCATCAAGCAAAGAGGATGCACCAGTTGATGGCAGACCTACCTCGAATGAGACTTCAGGCATTTGAACCACCCGCCAAGAAGGAATAA